A stretch of Spirosoma oryzicola DNA encodes these proteins:
- the ilvN gene encoding acetolactate synthase small subunit, with protein MTTYTICIFTENTIGLLNRITIIFTRRRINIESLTVSETERKGVSRFTIVIKHESREEVEKLVRQIRKIVEVMAVFGYLNDEIVYNEIALFKVSTPLGSKPLDVETINKKYKAWVVYWGLDYVVIEKTGNDTEIFDFFAYIKQYDILEFVRSGRVAVGKTEKGLVEYLPEMEWAYYL; from the coding sequence ATGACGACTTACACCATTTGTATATTCACGGAAAATACCATCGGACTGCTGAATCGCATCACGATTATTTTCACGCGCCGACGGATCAACATCGAGAGCCTGACGGTTTCTGAAACCGAGCGAAAAGGCGTGTCCCGATTCACAATTGTCATTAAACACGAATCGCGGGAAGAAGTCGAAAAGCTTGTGCGTCAGATTCGTAAAATCGTGGAGGTGATGGCCGTTTTTGGTTACCTCAACGACGAGATCGTCTATAATGAGATTGCGCTGTTCAAGGTTTCTACACCCCTGGGCAGCAAACCGCTGGATGTTGAAACCATCAACAAGAAATACAAAGCCTGGGTCGTTTACTGGGGTCTTGATTACGTAGTGATCGAGAAAACCGGGAACGATACGGAGATCTTTGATTTCTTTGCCTACATCAAGCAGTACGACATTCTGGAGTTTGTTCGCTCGGGTCGCGTAGCCGTCGGAAAAACCGAGAAAGGACTGGTAGAATACCTGCCCGAAATGGAGTGGGCTTATTATCTGTAA
- the ilvA gene encoding threonine ammonia-lyase IlvA → MSLSVEADKKTTFPDLDNIYLAAERLRGVASHTALQESINLSDRYGATIFLKREDQQVVRSYKLRGAYNKMASLSAEALAQGVVCASAGNHAQGVAYACRKMAVRGTIFMPSTTPNQKVKQVKLFGKEFVEVVLTGDTFDDAYYAAIDYVKTHDSIFVHPFDDLQVIEGQGTVGLEIFKDSDFRIDYLLMAIGGGGLAAGVSTVFNQLSPKTKLIGVEPLGSPSMKVAIDQGHVVTLHQIDKFVDGAAVKRVGETTFEVCRQFLDRVILVPEGQVCTTILKLYDEDAIVAEPAGALTIAALDLIKDEIKGKNVVCLVSGGNNDITRTEEIKERSLLYEGLKHYFIIRFPQRSGAFREFLNVLGPTDDITRFEYIKKTNRENGPAVVGIELKNRDDFEPLIQRMKDQNIVFDYLNDQPNLFQFLV, encoded by the coding sequence ATGAGCTTGTCCGTCGAAGCCGATAAGAAAACAACCTTTCCCGATCTGGATAATATTTATCTGGCTGCCGAGCGGCTCCGGGGTGTAGCCTCGCACACAGCTCTTCAGGAAAGCATCAATCTGTCGGATCGTTATGGAGCTACCATTTTCCTGAAACGCGAAGATCAACAGGTTGTTCGGTCTTACAAACTTCGGGGTGCTTACAACAAAATGGCTAGCCTGTCAGCCGAAGCACTGGCTCAGGGTGTCGTTTGCGCCAGTGCCGGCAACCACGCTCAGGGCGTAGCGTATGCCTGCCGGAAGATGGCCGTTCGCGGTACTATTTTTATGCCGTCAACCACGCCGAACCAAAAGGTTAAGCAAGTAAAACTGTTTGGTAAGGAGTTCGTTGAGGTTGTGCTGACGGGCGATACGTTTGATGATGCGTATTACGCAGCTATTGATTACGTCAAAACCCACGACAGCATATTCGTTCATCCATTTGACGATTTGCAGGTCATTGAAGGGCAGGGAACGGTTGGGTTGGAAATTTTTAAGGATTCTGATTTTAGGATCGATTACCTGCTGATGGCTATCGGTGGGGGCGGTCTGGCAGCCGGTGTTTCGACGGTTTTTAATCAGCTTAGTCCGAAAACCAAACTGATTGGCGTTGAGCCGCTGGGATCGCCTTCCATGAAGGTAGCCATTGACCAGGGCCATGTGGTTACCCTCCACCAGATTGACAAATTCGTAGATGGTGCCGCCGTGAAGCGCGTTGGTGAAACTACGTTCGAAGTATGCCGTCAGTTTCTTGACCGCGTTATTCTGGTGCCGGAAGGGCAGGTCTGCACCACCATCCTCAAACTGTACGATGAAGATGCTATTGTTGCTGAACCCGCCGGAGCATTGACCATTGCCGCACTCGATTTGATCAAGGACGAGATCAAAGGCAAAAACGTGGTCTGTCTGGTCAGCGGTGGCAACAATGACATTACCCGCACCGAAGAGATCAAAGAACGGTCCTTGCTTTACGAAGGACTGAAACATTACTTCATTATTCGGTTTCCACAGCGCTCGGGTGCTTTTCGCGAGTTTCTGAACGTACTGGGACCGACCGATGATATCACCCGCTTTGAATACATCAAGAAAACAAATCGGGAAAACGGTCCTGCTGTGGTAGGCATTGAACTTAAAAATCGAGATGATTTCGAGCCACTTATTCAGCGGATGAAAGACCAGAATATTGTGTTCGACTACCTGAACGACCAGCCGAATCTTTTTCAGTTTTTAGTCTAA
- a CDS encoding helix-turn-helix transcriptional regulator, with protein MLRVPSSIEANQFQSLKIQEMTFVAYRSDVYPERNEVFFEEHAVIVILEGEKKFSSPTQELHVHKGQILFFQRGCYSMNESIDSSYRSLVFFVNEKLLKEFVSQHLALFQSLPVPLPLPADLILSFSSSPTFVTFIDSLLPYFGAKTPFLNELLRLKFQELLLHLLELDASNQLKAILRHIYEGQKTDLDYLMSTYLLKPLSMNELARLSGRSLSAFKRDFEEHFHTSPGQWIRQKRLTHAHFLLRNTVKNVSEVSMEIGYESVSHFIKAYKQQYGFTPKQVH; from the coding sequence ATGCTCCGTGTGCCGTCTTCTATCGAAGCGAATCAGTTTCAATCCCTGAAAATTCAGGAAATGACGTTCGTGGCTTACCGTAGCGATGTCTATCCTGAACGGAACGAGGTTTTCTTTGAAGAACATGCCGTCATTGTTATTCTGGAAGGAGAGAAGAAATTCAGCTCACCCACGCAGGAACTGCACGTACACAAGGGGCAGATTCTATTTTTTCAGCGAGGGTGCTACTCCATGAACGAGTCTATTGACTCCAGCTACCGCAGCCTCGTCTTTTTTGTAAATGAGAAATTACTGAAAGAATTTGTTAGCCAGCATCTGGCCCTTTTCCAATCGTTGCCGGTTCCGCTCCCGTTGCCTGCTGATCTGATCCTGTCTTTCTCTTCATCACCGACTTTCGTAACGTTTATCGACTCACTACTCCCCTACTTCGGGGCAAAAACTCCTTTTCTGAACGAACTGCTTCGGCTCAAATTCCAGGAATTGCTTTTACACCTTCTTGAGCTGGATGCGTCCAACCAACTGAAAGCTATTCTTCGCCATATCTACGAAGGCCAGAAAACGGATCTTGATTACCTCATGAGTACCTATTTACTTAAACCGTTGTCCATGAACGAACTGGCCCGTTTGTCGGGACGGAGCTTGTCGGCGTTTAAACGTGATTTCGAAGAACACTTTCATACGTCACCTGGTCAATGGATTCGCCAGAAGCGGCTAACGCACGCGCATTTTTTACTACGAAATACGGTCAAGAACGTATCAGAAGTTAGCATGGAAATTGGCTACGAAAGCGTTTCCCATTTTATAAAGGCGTACAAACAGCAATACGGTTTTACACCTAAACAGGTACATTGA
- the leuB gene encoding 3-isopropylmalate dehydrogenase yields the protein MAKKHILVVPGDGIGAEVTTVGKQVLEVIAQKFGHEFTYDEALIGHVAIEATGSPLPDETLEKMRAADAVLFGAVGHPKYDNDPSAKVRPEQGLLKMRKELGLYANLRPIKLFDELLEASSIKPEILRGADILFFRELTGDVYFGKRERLDEGNTAYDTMIYSKYEVERIVRKAFEAARTRGKKLCSVDKANVLESSRLWREVVQTLSPEYPDVTVEHQFIDAAAMLLIKDPKRFDVVVTGNLFGDILTDEASQIAGSMGMLASASVGDNTGVYEPIHGSAHDITGKGVANPLASVLSAALLLDISFGLKDEAQAVIDAVDSVLKAGFRTRDIADQNTPAEKILGTEAMGKELVSRLNA from the coding sequence ATGGCAAAAAAACACATTCTCGTAGTTCCCGGCGACGGCATCGGTGCCGAAGTAACCACCGTAGGTAAGCAGGTTCTGGAAGTAATAGCCCAGAAATTCGGTCATGAATTCACCTACGATGAAGCACTCATCGGCCACGTTGCTATCGAAGCTACGGGTTCTCCTCTACCGGACGAAACATTAGAAAAAATGCGCGCTGCCGATGCTGTTCTTTTCGGCGCAGTAGGTCACCCCAAATACGATAACGACCCTTCGGCTAAAGTACGTCCTGAGCAGGGGCTATTGAAGATGCGGAAAGAGCTGGGCTTATATGCCAACCTCCGCCCGATCAAGCTATTTGACGAACTTCTCGAAGCATCGAGTATTAAGCCGGAAATTCTACGGGGTGCTGACATTCTTTTCTTTCGCGAGTTGACGGGTGACGTATACTTCGGCAAACGCGAGCGGCTCGATGAAGGAAATACGGCTTATGATACGATGATTTACAGCAAGTACGAAGTTGAACGTATCGTTCGTAAAGCGTTCGAAGCAGCCCGTACACGTGGTAAGAAGTTGTGCTCCGTTGATAAGGCAAACGTTTTAGAAAGTAGTCGCTTGTGGCGGGAAGTCGTACAAACGCTGTCGCCCGAATACCCTGACGTAACCGTCGAGCATCAGTTCATCGATGCAGCTGCCATGCTTCTGATTAAAGATCCTAAGCGGTTTGACGTAGTTGTAACAGGTAATTTGTTCGGTGATATCCTCACTGACGAAGCTAGCCAAATTGCAGGTTCAATGGGTATGCTCGCGTCTGCTTCGGTTGGCGATAATACGGGAGTCTACGAACCAATCCACGGATCAGCGCATGACATTACAGGAAAAGGCGTTGCCAATCCGCTTGCTTCGGTTTTATCAGCAGCCTTGCTTCTAGACATTTCCTTTGGCTTGAAGGACGAAGCCCAGGCAGTCATCGACGCTGTCGATTCCGTATTGAAGGCCGGATTCCGTACACGGGACATCGCCGATCAGAATACCCCAGCGGAGAAAATACTTGGAACTGAAGCTATGGGTAAGGAGCTAGTCAGCCGCTTAAATGCCTGA
- the ilvC gene encoding ketol-acid reductoisomerase — MATINFGGVEEQVVTREEFPLEKAREVLANETIAVIGYGVQGPGQSLNMRDNGFNVIVGQRKGKTYDKAVADGWVPGETLFEIEEALEKGTIICFLLSDAAQIELWPTVKAALKPGKSLYFSHGFGVTYKEKTGIVPPADVDVFLVAPKGSGTSLRRLFVEGKGLNSSFAIYQDASGNARTKAIAMGIGVGSGYLFETDFYKEVTSDLTGERGTLMGAIQGIFAAQYEVLRANGHSPSEAFNETVEELTQSLMPLVAENGMDWMYANCSTTAQRGALDWWKPFRDATKPVFEQLYNSVKSQEQAEISITRNSQPDYREKLEVELSELRDSEMWQAGKAVRSLRPERS; from the coding sequence ATGGCAACGATTAATTTCGGAGGAGTTGAGGAGCAAGTTGTTACACGGGAAGAGTTCCCGCTGGAAAAAGCCCGTGAGGTGCTAGCTAATGAAACAATCGCCGTTATTGGCTATGGCGTACAAGGCCCTGGTCAGTCGCTGAACATGCGCGACAATGGCTTTAACGTCATCGTAGGACAGCGTAAAGGCAAAACGTACGACAAAGCCGTTGCCGACGGCTGGGTACCCGGCGAAACGCTTTTCGAGATTGAAGAAGCGCTGGAAAAAGGTACCATCATTTGCTTCCTGCTTTCTGATGCCGCTCAAATTGAACTTTGGCCGACCGTAAAAGCGGCTCTGAAGCCCGGCAAGTCGTTGTACTTCTCGCACGGCTTTGGCGTTACTTATAAAGAAAAAACGGGTATTGTTCCGCCAGCTGATGTTGACGTGTTCCTGGTTGCACCGAAAGGATCGGGTACGTCGCTTCGCCGGTTGTTCGTAGAAGGAAAAGGGCTGAACTCTAGCTTTGCTATCTACCAGGATGCATCGGGCAATGCCCGTACCAAGGCAATTGCTATGGGTATCGGCGTAGGTTCGGGCTACCTGTTCGAAACAGATTTCTACAAAGAAGTAACCTCCGACTTGACCGGCGAACGGGGTACGCTGATGGGTGCTATTCAAGGTATCTTCGCGGCTCAGTACGAAGTATTGCGCGCTAATGGCCACAGCCCTTCGGAAGCCTTCAACGAAACGGTTGAAGAACTGACGCAGTCGCTGATGCCACTCGTCGCCGAGAACGGCATGGATTGGATGTACGCAAACTGCTCGACCACAGCTCAGCGCGGTGCTCTCGACTGGTGGAAGCCTTTCCGCGATGCGACCAAGCCGGTTTTCGAGCAACTCTATAACTCAGTAAAATCGCAGGAGCAGGCCGAAATCAGCATCACCCGTAACTCGCAGCCCGACTACCGCGAGAAGCTGGAAGTAGAACTGTCCGAATTGCGCGATTCAGAAATGTGGCAGGCTGGTAAAGCCGTTCGGTCGTTGCGTCCAGAGCGTAGCTAA
- a CDS encoding 2-isopropylmalate synthase has protein sequence MSQRVYIFDTTLRDGEQVPGCQLTTEEKIVVAKELERLGVDIIEAGFPISSPGDFKSVVEISKAVSEPTICALSRAVKGDIDAAGEALKWAKRGRIHTGIGSSDIHIRNKFNSTREKILEQAVAAVKHAKTYVEDVEFYAEDAGRADLSFLAQLTEAVIRAGATVVNVPDTTGYCLPDEYGRKIAYIYEHVSNVHQATISIHCHNDLGLATANTLAGVMNGARQVEVTMNGIGERAGNTSLEEVVMALKVKKELGYYTNIDATRLFPVSNLVSQMMRMPVQANKAIVGRNAFAHSSGIHQDGFLKHSENYEIMKPQDVGVPESSIVLTARSGRHALKHRLELLGYRYDKPTLDGIYTRFLDMADIRKEVNDKDLMELVR, from the coding sequence ATGAGCCAACGAGTTTATATTTTCGACACCACGCTACGCGACGGCGAACAAGTGCCGGGATGCCAGTTAACCACTGAAGAAAAAATTGTGGTAGCTAAAGAGCTGGAACGACTGGGCGTTGATATTATTGAAGCAGGTTTCCCAATATCTAGCCCCGGAGATTTTAAATCGGTAGTTGAAATTTCTAAAGCGGTTAGCGAGCCGACCATTTGTGCTCTTAGCCGTGCCGTTAAAGGGGATATCGACGCAGCTGGTGAAGCGCTTAAGTGGGCGAAACGCGGTCGGATTCACACAGGTATTGGCTCCTCAGATATTCACATCAGAAACAAATTTAACAGTACACGGGAAAAGATCCTTGAGCAAGCCGTTGCTGCGGTTAAACACGCTAAGACGTACGTTGAAGATGTGGAGTTTTACGCTGAAGATGCGGGACGAGCTGATCTTAGCTTTCTAGCTCAGCTTACCGAAGCGGTTATCAGAGCAGGGGCAACCGTTGTCAATGTACCGGATACAACAGGTTATTGCCTGCCTGATGAATACGGCAGAAAGATTGCCTATATATACGAGCACGTTTCGAATGTTCATCAAGCGACCATATCGATTCATTGCCACAATGATCTTGGCCTGGCTACAGCTAATACCCTGGCTGGCGTCATGAATGGAGCGCGGCAGGTTGAGGTTACTATGAACGGCATCGGCGAACGTGCTGGCAATACATCACTGGAAGAAGTCGTTATGGCCTTAAAGGTGAAAAAGGAGCTTGGCTATTACACGAACATCGATGCTACCCGGCTATTTCCAGTAAGTAATCTTGTCTCGCAAATGATGCGCATGCCTGTTCAGGCGAACAAAGCTATCGTTGGTCGCAATGCCTTCGCACACTCGTCGGGTATACACCAGGACGGTTTTCTAAAGCATTCGGAGAACTATGAGATCATGAAGCCTCAGGATGTCGGCGTTCCGGAGTCATCTATCGTATTAACGGCACGAAGTGGACGTCACGCCCTAAAGCATCGACTTGAATTGCTTGGATACCGCTACGACAAACCAACTTTGGACGGTATCTACACACGCTTCCTCGATATGGCAGACATTCGAAAAGAAGTAAACGATAAAGATTTGATGGAATTGGTCCGATAA
- the leuD gene encoding 3-isopropylmalate dehydratase small subunit, giving the protein MAYDKFTILRSTAVPMPIENVDTDQIIPARFLKATERKGFGDNLFRDWRYNNDDTPKQDFVLNNPTYSGEGSPRKILVGGKNFGSGSSREHAAWAIYDYGFRCVVSSFFADIFRNNSLNIGILPVQVSPEFLEKIFAAIDADPNTELEINLPTQTITLLVTGESESFNINGYKKHNLINGYDDIDYLLSMKGEIETFAETRPF; this is encoded by the coding sequence ATGGCTTACGACAAATTCACTATACTGCGTAGCACTGCCGTTCCGATGCCGATTGAGAACGTCGATACGGACCAAATCATCCCTGCCCGCTTTCTGAAAGCAACGGAGCGCAAAGGATTCGGCGACAACCTTTTCCGCGACTGGCGCTATAACAACGACGATACGCCTAAGCAAGATTTCGTACTGAACAATCCGACCTATTCGGGCGAAGGGTCGCCCCGCAAAATTCTGGTAGGCGGCAAAAACTTCGGTAGTGGGTCTAGCCGTGAACACGCTGCCTGGGCGATTTACGATTACGGGTTCCGCTGTGTTGTATCGAGCTTCTTTGCCGATATTTTCCGCAATAACTCGCTGAACATTGGTATCCTTCCCGTACAAGTAAGCCCCGAGTTTCTGGAGAAAATCTTCGCGGCTATCGATGCGGACCCTAACACGGAACTAGAAATCAATCTTCCAACGCAGACGATTACGTTGCTGGTTACGGGCGAGAGTGAAAGCTTTAACATCAATGGCTACAAAAAGCATAACCTCATCAACGGTTATGATGACATTGATTACCTGCTTTCGATGAAAGGGGAGATCGAAACCTTTGCTGAGACAAGGCCATTTTAA
- the leuC gene encoding 3-isopropylmalate dehydratase large subunit, translating into MSTPKTLFDKVWDAHVVRHVDDGPDVFFIDRHFIHEVTSPVAFLGLESRHVPVMFSQRTFATADHNTPTLNQHLPVADPLSANQLAALERNATKYGISHWGLGHIKNGIVHVVGPENGITLPGMTIVCGDSHTSTHGAFGAIAFGIGTSEVEMVLATQCIMQPKPKKMRITVNGTLGKGVLPKDAILYIISQISASGATGYFVEYAGDVFENMSMEGRMTVCNMSIEMGARGGIIAPDATTLNYLKGRELAPQGEQWDKLVPYWQTLKTDEGATFDVDLTFDAAAIEPQITYGTNPGLGTGVTRQIPVAETVKDGAASYKKSLQYMGFSENESMLGKPVDFVFLGSCTNGRIEDFRAFASIVKGRQKADNVTAWLVPGSHIVESQIKEEGILDILTTAGFELRQPGCSACLAMNEDKIPAGKYAVSTSNRNFEGRQGPGARTLLASPLVAAAAAVTGVVTDPRQFI; encoded by the coding sequence ATGAGCACTCCAAAAACTTTGTTCGATAAGGTGTGGGACGCACACGTTGTCCGGCACGTTGACGATGGCCCTGATGTTTTCTTCATCGACCGTCATTTTATCCACGAAGTAACCAGTCCTGTCGCTTTCCTTGGTCTCGAAAGCCGCCACGTACCCGTGATGTTTTCCCAACGCACCTTCGCGACTGCCGATCACAACACGCCAACGCTTAATCAACACCTGCCGGTTGCCGATCCTTTGTCGGCTAATCAGCTGGCGGCCCTGGAACGGAACGCGACCAAGTATGGCATCTCGCACTGGGGTTTGGGCCATATCAAAAACGGTATCGTACACGTCGTCGGTCCAGAAAACGGCATTACGTTACCCGGTATGACCATTGTTTGTGGTGATTCGCACACCTCAACACACGGCGCGTTTGGTGCTATCGCTTTCGGTATTGGTACGTCGGAAGTAGAAATGGTACTGGCAACTCAATGCATTATGCAGCCTAAACCCAAGAAAATGCGCATTACCGTCAACGGTACGCTGGGTAAAGGGGTGTTGCCTAAAGACGCGATTCTGTACATCATTTCGCAGATCTCAGCCAGTGGCGCAACCGGCTATTTCGTCGAGTACGCGGGTGATGTGTTTGAGAATATGAGCATGGAAGGCCGGATGACGGTCTGCAACATGAGTATCGAAATGGGTGCTCGTGGGGGTATCATCGCTCCTGACGCGACGACGCTCAACTACCTGAAAGGACGCGAACTGGCTCCTCAGGGCGAACAGTGGGATAAACTGGTTCCTTACTGGCAGACGCTCAAAACAGACGAAGGCGCTACCTTCGACGTTGACCTGACCTTCGACGCAGCCGCTATTGAACCCCAAATTACCTACGGTACCAATCCTGGATTGGGAACCGGCGTAACGCGTCAGATTCCAGTAGCTGAAACGGTGAAAGACGGTGCCGCAAGCTACAAGAAATCGCTTCAGTACATGGGTTTCTCGGAAAACGAATCGATGCTGGGCAAACCCGTTGATTTTGTGTTTCTGGGCAGTTGCACCAACGGTCGTATCGAAGACTTCCGCGCCTTTGCCTCGATCGTTAAAGGTCGTCAGAAAGCGGATAACGTAACGGCCTGGCTTGTGCCGGGTTCACACATTGTCGAATCGCAGATCAAGGAAGAAGGCATTCTCGATATCTTGACTACCGCCGGTTTTGAACTACGTCAACCAGGCTGCTCCGCATGTCTGGCGATGAATGAAGACAAAATTCCAGCGGGCAAATACGCTGTTTCGACCTCGAACCGCAACTTTGAAGGTCGTCAGGGTCCAGGTGCCAGAACCTTGCTGGCAAGTCCGCTGGTAGCTGCCGCTGCTGCCGTCACCGGTGTAGTAACTGATCCCCGTCAATTTATTTAA
- a CDS encoding alpha-isopropylmalate synthase regulatory domain-containing protein, whose amino-acid sequence MKRRYIEIMDTTLRDGEQTSGVSFSASEKLALAQLLLTEVRVDRVEVASARVSAGELEAVQQITTWAASAGLLDKIEVLTFVDGKASLDWMRASGAKVMNLLTKGSLNHLTHQLKKSPDEHFADIRLVIEEAQQEGLQTNVYLEDWSNGMRNSPDYVFQLLDFLQTQPIRRALLPDTLGILTPSETYAFISQLVSRYPTIHFDFHAHNDYDLSVANVLEGIRAGAQGIHLTVNGLGERAGNAPMASAIAALRDFMPDVKMGVTEKSLYQVSKIVETFSGLRIPDNKPVVGDNVFTQTAGIHADGDKKNNLYFNALLPERFGRKRSYALGKTSGKANIENNLRELGIQLSENDLKKVTQRVIELGDQKEVVTREDLPYVIADVLNTNAVVSRVEILNYVLTHSKDLKPSATLRMRINEEQFEESAQGDGQYDAFMNALKKIYGKKNQTLPVLTDYAVRIPTGGRTDALCETIITWKDKNREFKTRGLDSDQTVSAIKATQKMLNTLD is encoded by the coding sequence ATGAAGCGCCGTTACATTGAAATTATGGATACGACACTCCGCGACGGTGAACAAACCAGCGGGGTGTCGTTTTCTGCCTCTGAGAAATTGGCTCTGGCCCAGCTGCTGCTTACCGAAGTCAGGGTAGACCGGGTAGAGGTGGCTTCTGCGCGGGTATCAGCCGGGGAACTGGAAGCGGTACAACAGATTACCACCTGGGCGGCTAGCGCTGGCTTACTCGACAAAATCGAAGTACTCACCTTCGTCGACGGCAAAGCGTCTCTCGACTGGATGCGGGCATCCGGTGCCAAGGTGATGAACTTACTGACCAAGGGTTCGCTCAACCACCTTACCCACCAGCTCAAAAAGTCGCCAGACGAACATTTCGCCGACATTCGATTAGTTATCGAGGAGGCTCAGCAGGAAGGCTTGCAAACGAACGTTTATCTGGAAGACTGGAGCAACGGCATGCGAAACTCGCCCGATTACGTTTTTCAACTGCTTGACTTTCTTCAAACCCAGCCAATCCGCCGGGCGCTCCTTCCGGATACACTCGGCATTCTTACCCCTTCAGAAACGTATGCGTTCATCAGTCAGCTTGTCAGCCGCTACCCAACGATTCATTTTGACTTTCACGCGCATAACGATTATGACCTCAGTGTTGCCAACGTGCTGGAAGGTATACGTGCCGGCGCGCAGGGCATTCACCTAACTGTTAACGGCTTAGGCGAGCGGGCAGGTAACGCACCGATGGCCAGCGCCATTGCCGCTCTCCGGGATTTTATGCCGGATGTGAAAATGGGCGTTACTGAAAAGTCGCTCTATCAGGTCAGCAAGATTGTCGAAACCTTTTCCGGGTTGCGGATTCCGGATAACAAACCTGTTGTAGGCGATAACGTATTCACGCAAACCGCAGGTATTCACGCCGATGGCGACAAGAAAAATAACCTGTACTTCAACGCCCTGCTTCCCGAGCGTTTTGGGCGTAAACGCAGTTATGCCCTCGGAAAAACGTCAGGCAAGGCAAACATTGAAAATAACCTGCGCGAACTGGGGATCCAGTTGTCGGAAAACGACCTAAAAAAAGTAACCCAACGGGTTATTGAGCTAGGTGATCAGAAAGAAGTTGTTACCCGTGAAGATCTGCCGTACGTCATTGCTGACGTGCTGAATACAAACGCTGTCGTCTCGCGGGTAGAGATTCTTAACTATGTGCTGACTCATTCAAAAGATCTGAAGCCTTCGGCCACGCTCCGGATGCGTATTAATGAAGAGCAATTTGAGGAGAGTGCACAGGGCGACGGGCAGTACGACGCCTTTATGAATGCGCTAAAGAAAATTTACGGCAAGAAAAACCAAACCTTACCCGTTTTGACCGACTACGCCGTGCGGATTCCGACGGGAGGGCGAACCGACGCTCTTTGCGAGACAATCATTACCTGGAAAGACAAAAATCGCGAATTTAAAACCCGGGGCCTCGACTCTGACCAAACCGTATCAGCCATCAAGGCAACCCAAAAAATGCTGAATACTTTAGATTAA